One part of the Polycyclovorans algicola TG408 genome encodes these proteins:
- the purB gene encoding adenylosuccinate lyase — protein sequence MNLTSLSAISPIDGRYAVKTVALRAIFSEYGLIRYRVMSEVRWLQALAAHPGIPEVPALSPAAVAKLDTLVDNFNIDDAQRVKTIEETTNHDVKAVEYFLKEKVASQPELAAIKEFIHFACTSEDINNLAHALMLRDARKQVLLPLIDRTLKAFEALARSYSEQPMLSRTHGQPASPTTLGKEMVIFKARLARQREQLAAVPLLAKMNGAVGNYNAHLAAYPEVDWAAFSAGVIGGLGLTPSPATTQIEPHDYIAEYFHALTRANTILVDFARDVWGYISLGYFKQRTVAGEVGSSTMPHKVNPIDFENAEGNFGMGNAVLTFLAEKLPVSRWQRDLTDSTTLRNLGVGIAHTVVGYESLLKGIGKLEADAWRMGQDLDQNWEVLGEAIQTVMRRYGLPEPYEQLKRLTRGTRLGRDALRGFIQTLDLPDAEKARLMAMTPGDYVGNAKEQAENL from the coding sequence ATGAACCTGACGTCACTTTCGGCCATTTCCCCCATTGATGGCCGCTATGCGGTTAAAACCGTTGCCCTGCGCGCCATTTTTTCGGAGTACGGCCTGATCCGCTACCGGGTCATGAGTGAGGTGCGCTGGCTGCAGGCACTGGCGGCGCACCCCGGCATTCCGGAAGTCCCGGCACTGTCGCCCGCCGCCGTGGCCAAGCTCGACACCCTGGTCGACAACTTCAACATCGATGACGCGCAGCGGGTCAAAACGATTGAAGAGACCACCAACCACGACGTGAAAGCCGTCGAATACTTCCTCAAGGAAAAAGTGGCTTCACAGCCCGAGCTGGCCGCGATCAAGGAATTCATCCACTTCGCCTGTACCTCGGAAGACATCAACAACCTCGCTCACGCGCTCATGCTGCGTGACGCCCGCAAGCAGGTGCTGCTGCCGCTGATCGACCGTACGCTCAAGGCCTTCGAGGCACTTGCACGCAGCTATTCAGAACAACCGATGCTCTCGCGCACTCACGGCCAACCGGCGTCGCCGACGACTTTGGGTAAAGAGATGGTGATCTTCAAAGCACGCCTGGCTCGGCAGCGTGAGCAGCTCGCCGCCGTGCCACTGCTGGCCAAAATGAATGGCGCAGTGGGCAATTACAACGCCCACCTCGCCGCGTATCCCGAGGTCGACTGGGCAGCGTTTTCTGCCGGTGTGATTGGTGGCCTTGGGCTCACCCCCAGTCCGGCCACCACCCAGATCGAGCCACACGATTACATCGCCGAGTACTTCCATGCGCTGACGCGCGCCAACACCATCTTGGTCGACTTCGCTCGGGATGTCTGGGGTTACATCTCGCTGGGCTACTTCAAGCAACGCACCGTCGCTGGCGAAGTTGGCAGTTCGACCATGCCGCACAAGGTCAACCCCATCGACTTCGAAAACGCCGAGGGCAACTTCGGCATGGGCAACGCGGTGCTGACCTTCCTCGCCGAAAAACTACCGGTGTCCCGCTGGCAGCGCGACCTCACCGACTCGACCACCTTGCGCAACCTCGGCGTCGGCATTGCCCACACGGTCGTCGGCTATGAGTCCCTGTTGAAGGGGATTGGCAAGCTCGAGGCCGACGCGTGGCGCATGGGGCAAGACCTTGACCAGAACTGGGAGGTGCTGGGCGAGGCCATCCAGACGGTCATGCGCCGGTATGGCCTGCCAGAGCCTTACGAGCAGCTCAAGCGCCTGACCCGCGGCACAAGGTTGGGTCGCGACGCACTGCGCGGCTTTATCCAGACGCTGGATCTGCCCGATGCCGAGAAAGCGCGCCTGATGGCCATGACCCCAGGCGACTATGTGGGCAATGCCAAGGAGCAGGCGGAAAATCTCTAA
- a CDS encoding acyl-CoA thioesterase — MARMQIDRAQYGFWHAVPTRWGDHDQLGHVNNTRFYVFDEDARLAYFQSLWRDDPKFWHEYGFILGRLACDFIAQLKHPASLDIGFRIRRLGGSSMVTEAAMFNGDDLVAVTEGVLVWFNYQTQRTERIPEHVREQVIGREPVAPEH; from the coding sequence ATGGCGCGCATGCAAATTGACCGGGCGCAGTATGGTTTTTGGCACGCGGTGCCGACGCGATGGGGCGACCACGACCAGTTGGGGCACGTCAACAACACGCGCTTTTACGTGTTCGATGAAGACGCACGTCTGGCTTACTTTCAGTCGCTGTGGCGTGACGACCCCAAGTTCTGGCACGAGTACGGGTTCATCCTCGGCCGTTTGGCGTGCGATTTCATTGCCCAGTTGAAGCACCCGGCGTCCTTGGACATCGGCTTTCGCATTCGCCGTCTTGGTGGCAGCAGCATGGTCACCGAAGCGGCGATGTTCAACGGAGATGACCTGGTCGCGGTGACCGAAGGCGTGCTGGTCTGGTTCAACTACCAGACACAGAGAACCGAGCGGATTCCCGAGCACGTTCGTGAGCAGGTCATCGGGCGCGAGCCGGTCGCGCCCGAGCACTGA